The proteins below come from a single Solea senegalensis isolate Sse05_10M linkage group LG2, IFAPA_SoseM_1, whole genome shotgun sequence genomic window:
- the LOC122785654 gene encoding E3 ubiquitin-protein ligase Midline-1-like isoform X1 has translation MDSLESELTCPICLELFEDPLLLPCAHSLCFGCAHRILVSHCTTSESVQSIAAFQCPTCRYVISLSPERGLEGLKRNVTLQNIIDRVQRASSSAGLPLPLALPAPHSGPNSPSEEGSNRLALIPVSAAMSSPSTPPEPVQCQFCEQDPPQEAVKTCVTCEVSYCEECLRATHPNKKPFTGHRLIEPMSDSHLRGLQCLEHEEEKVNMYCVSDDQLICSLCKLVGRHRDHQVAALSDRYEKLKQALDSNLSNLIKRNNELESLMGKLIQTCQHVEVNASRQENKLLEECDVLIDIIQQRRQIIGSKIKEGKAHRLRKLTQQISNCKQCIERSSVLIAQADQTLKETDHARFLQTAKSLNERVSMATASTQVLIPEIHLTDTFDTFALDFTREKKLLENLDYLTAPTAPCIREELCTASYDTITVHWTSDDEFTVVSYELQYAIFTGQSNIASLCNSLESWMIVPNIKQNHYTVHGLQSGTKYIFVVKAINQAGSRSSEPGTLKTNSQPFKLDPKSAHKKLKVSHDNLTVERDETTSKKGHSQDRFSSQNSYGVVGNVYIDSGRHYWEALIGGSTWYAVGIAYKSAPKHEWIGKNSASWVLCRCNNSWVVRHNSKELAIEPSPHLRRVGVLLDYDAGYLTFYDAVGSQHLHTFHVSFVQPVCPVFNVWNKCLTILTGLPIPDHLEVVEPNN, from the exons ATGGACTCTCTGGAGTCGGAGCTGACCTGTCCAATCTGTCTGGAGCTCTTTGAAGACCCGCTTCTGCTCCCCTGCGCCCACAGCCTGTGCTTCGGCTGCGCCCACCGCATCCTCGTCTCGCACTGCACCACCAGCGAATCTGTTCAAAGCATTGCCGCCTTCCAGTGCCCCACATGTAGATATGTCATTTCTTTGAGTCCTGAGCGCGGACTAGAAGGGCTTAAGAGAAACGTGACCTTGCAAAACATCATTGATAGAGTCCAGCGGGCCTCATCTTCAGCCGGGCTCCCTCTACCACTTGCGCTGCCTGCACCCCACAGTGGACCGAACTCCCCCAGTGAGGAGGGGAGCAACCGGTTGGCACTGATCCCCGTCAGCGCCGCCATGTCCAGCCCAAGTACGCCTCCTGAGCCGGTCCAGTGCCAGTTCTGCGAGCAGGACCCGCCACAGGAAGCGGTCAAGACGTGCGTGACATGCGAGGTGTCCTACTGCGAGGAATGCCTGAGGGCGACTCACCCCAACAAGAAGCCGTTCACGGGTCACCGGCTCATCGAGCCCATGTCTGACTCGCACCTCAGAGGGCTTCAGTGTCTGGAGCACGAGGAGGAAAAGGTCAACATGTACTGTGTCAGCGACGATCAGCTCATCTGCTCGCTGTGCAAGCTGGTCGGGCGGCACAGGGACCACCAGGTGGCAGCGCTGAGTGACCGCTATGAAAAACTCAAG CAAGCGCTGGATTCCAACCTGAGCAATTTGATAAAGAGGAACAATGAGCTGGAGTCACTCATGGGGAAGCTGATTCAGACTTGTCAACATGTGGAG GTAAACGCTTCCCGTCAGGAGAACAAGCTCCTGGAGGAGTGCGACGTCCTGATTGACATCATTCAGCAGAGGAGGCAGATTATTGGCAGCAAGATCAAGGAGGGGAAG GCACATAGGCTTCGGAAGCTGACCCAGCAGATCTCGAACTGCAAACAGTGCATCGAGAGGTCGTCGGTCCTCATCGCGCAGGCCGACCAGACGCTAAAGGAAACCGACCACGCTCGCTTCTTGCAGACCGCAAAGAGCCTCAACGAGAG GGTTTCGATGGCAACGGCGTCAACCCAAGTGCTGATCCCCGAGATCCACCTGACGGACACGTTCGACACCTTCGCCCTGGACTTCACCAGAGAGAAGAAGTTGCTGGAGAACCTGGATTACCTCACAG CTCCGACTGCTCCGTGCATAAGGGAGGAGCTATGCACGGCTTCCTATGACACCATCACCGTCCACTGGACGTCTGATGATGAATTCACAGTCGTGTCCTATGAGCTCCAGTACGCCATCTTCACCGGACAGTCCAACATTGCCA GTCTCTGTAACTCACTGGAGAGTTGGATGATTGTTCCCAACATCAAGCAGAACCACTACACGGTGCACGGCCTGCAGAGCGGCACCAAGTACATCTTTGTTGTCAAGGCCATTAACCAAGCAGGAAGCAGGAGCAGTGAACCGGGAACTCTCAAGACCAACA GCCAGCCTTTCAAGCTGGACCCCAAATCCGCTCACAAAAAGCTGAAGGTGTCTCACGATAACTTGACAGTGGAGCGGGATGAAACCACATCCAAGAAGGGCCACAGTCAGGACCGGTTCTCAAGCCAGAACAGCTACGGCGTGGTAGGAAACGTCTACATTGACAGTGGCCGTCACTACTGGGAGGCTCTGATTGGAGGGAGCACATG GTACGCTGTGGGTATAGCCTACAAATCGGCCCCCAAGCACGAGTGGATCGGCAAGAACTCGGCCTCCTGGGTGCTCTGCCGCTGCAACAACTCCTGGGTTGTTCGCCACAACAGCAAGGAGCTCGCCATCGAGCCTTCGCCACACCTGCGGAGAGTTGGCGTCCTCCTGGACTACGACGCCGGTTACCTGACATTCTACGACGCCGTGGGCTCGCAGCACTTGCACACATTCCACGTGTCCTTTGTCCAGCCCGTGTGTCCCGTGTTTAATGTGTGGAACAAGTGTCTGACGATCCTCACCGGTTTACCAATCCCTGATCACCTGGAGGTAGTGGAACCGAACAACTGA
- the LOC122785654 gene encoding E3 ubiquitin-protein ligase Midline-1-like isoform X2, whose protein sequence is MRRQYRDEPGYHPHSEQALDSNLSNLIKRNNELESLMGKLIQTCQHVEVNASRQENKLLEECDVLIDIIQQRRQIIGSKIKEGKAHRLRKLTQQISNCKQCIERSSVLIAQADQTLKETDHARFLQTAKSLNERVSMATASTQVLIPEIHLTDTFDTFALDFTREKKLLENLDYLTAPTAPCIREELCTASYDTITVHWTSDDEFTVVSYELQYAIFTGQSNIASLCNSLESWMIVPNIKQNHYTVHGLQSGTKYIFVVKAINQAGSRSSEPGTLKTNSQPFKLDPKSAHKKLKVSHDNLTVERDETTSKKGHSQDRFSSQNSYGVVGNVYIDSGRHYWEALIGGSTWYAVGIAYKSAPKHEWIGKNSASWVLCRCNNSWVVRHNSKELAIEPSPHLRRVGVLLDYDAGYLTFYDAVGSQHLHTFHVSFVQPVCPVFNVWNKCLTILTGLPIPDHLEVVEPNN, encoded by the exons ATGAGGAGGCAGTACAGAGATGAGCCGGGGTATCACCCTCACTCAGAG CAAGCGCTGGATTCCAACCTGAGCAATTTGATAAAGAGGAACAATGAGCTGGAGTCACTCATGGGGAAGCTGATTCAGACTTGTCAACATGTGGAG GTAAACGCTTCCCGTCAGGAGAACAAGCTCCTGGAGGAGTGCGACGTCCTGATTGACATCATTCAGCAGAGGAGGCAGATTATTGGCAGCAAGATCAAGGAGGGGAAG GCACATAGGCTTCGGAAGCTGACCCAGCAGATCTCGAACTGCAAACAGTGCATCGAGAGGTCGTCGGTCCTCATCGCGCAGGCCGACCAGACGCTAAAGGAAACCGACCACGCTCGCTTCTTGCAGACCGCAAAGAGCCTCAACGAGAG GGTTTCGATGGCAACGGCGTCAACCCAAGTGCTGATCCCCGAGATCCACCTGACGGACACGTTCGACACCTTCGCCCTGGACTTCACCAGAGAGAAGAAGTTGCTGGAGAACCTGGATTACCTCACAG CTCCGACTGCTCCGTGCATAAGGGAGGAGCTATGCACGGCTTCCTATGACACCATCACCGTCCACTGGACGTCTGATGATGAATTCACAGTCGTGTCCTATGAGCTCCAGTACGCCATCTTCACCGGACAGTCCAACATTGCCA GTCTCTGTAACTCACTGGAGAGTTGGATGATTGTTCCCAACATCAAGCAGAACCACTACACGGTGCACGGCCTGCAGAGCGGCACCAAGTACATCTTTGTTGTCAAGGCCATTAACCAAGCAGGAAGCAGGAGCAGTGAACCGGGAACTCTCAAGACCAACA GCCAGCCTTTCAAGCTGGACCCCAAATCCGCTCACAAAAAGCTGAAGGTGTCTCACGATAACTTGACAGTGGAGCGGGATGAAACCACATCCAAGAAGGGCCACAGTCAGGACCGGTTCTCAAGCCAGAACAGCTACGGCGTGGTAGGAAACGTCTACATTGACAGTGGCCGTCACTACTGGGAGGCTCTGATTGGAGGGAGCACATG GTACGCTGTGGGTATAGCCTACAAATCGGCCCCCAAGCACGAGTGGATCGGCAAGAACTCGGCCTCCTGGGTGCTCTGCCGCTGCAACAACTCCTGGGTTGTTCGCCACAACAGCAAGGAGCTCGCCATCGAGCCTTCGCCACACCTGCGGAGAGTTGGCGTCCTCCTGGACTACGACGCCGGTTACCTGACATTCTACGACGCCGTGGGCTCGCAGCACTTGCACACATTCCACGTGTCCTTTGTCCAGCCCGTGTGTCCCGTGTTTAATGTGTGGAACAAGTGTCTGACGATCCTCACCGGTTTACCAATCCCTGATCACCTGGAGGTAGTGGAACCGAACAACTGA